The genome window AGACAATGCCGTAAAAATCCATTTTAGACAAGAAAAAAACGCAGAAAAATTTTTCCTTTCGAAAACATCCATTTGCGTATTCCGCCCAAGGCTGACCTGACATAAAACTCGTTGCGAAGTCCGTTTTAAAATACGCGATGCGTAATTTAATGCGAATAATTTTCATCGCTTTAAAGTATTTATCAGATTTTCCTTAGTGAAATTCTGGTAAAAATGGTTCGAAAAGTACGCAGAAACATTGTGTGTGCTTAAGTATTCATAAGCGTCAACTTAAGAGATGTTGGAGATTAGTTTTGCGGCATTTCAGAAAGTATGTCAGAAAGTAAATCAAACACTTCACTAAACAGGTGCTCACAAAAGGGGGCGAGGAGTGGCATAAGTATGCCAATTGTTAAAATTCCGATCGATAAGGTTATAGGAAAGCCAATAGCGAAAACGGATAGCTGAGGTGCAACACGATTTAACAAACCCAGGGCCAGGTTAATCGTGAGCAATAAAATGATAAGCGGTAGCGCCAGTCGCATACCGTTGAGAAAGATTAACCCGCCCGCTTTAGCAAGCGCCAGGAATGCATTGGCATTAAGTGGATCTCCACCAATCGGCAATGTATGAAAACTGTCCGCCAGCAGCGAGATTAACCACAGATGCCCGTTGAAGGTGAGAAACAGCAACATCGCCAGCATATCCAGGAAGCGTGCCAGCACTGGCATATTCAGTCGACTGCCCGGATCAAAGAAGGTGGCGAATGAGAGCCCCATCTGTAATCCGATGAGTTCACCCGCCATGCGAACTGCGGCAAAAGCGAACTGCATAGTGAAACCTAAAGCGATGCCAATCAAAATTTGCTGAATTAATAGCCAAAAACCGCCTACTGAAAACAGCGTTACATTAGCTGGCGGCAACTGCGGTGCCAGAATCCAGGTAATCATGACCGCCAGACCGATTTTGACCTTTTTACTAACGGCGCGTTCACTGAAAATGGGTGCCGTACTGAACAGGGCCAGCAAACGCACCAGCGGCCAGAAAAACTGGCCGACCCAGAGCATCAGTTGGTTGCTGTCCAGCGTTAACATAGGTGCGGTCTCTTAAAGGTCGGGCGGAGAAGAGCGGGTCGGTTAGCCGATCATATAGGGCAGGTTGCTGAACAGCGTGCGGATATAGTCCAGCAGCAGGTTTAGCATCCAGGGGCCCGCCACTACTACAGTAGCGGCTACGGATAAAATTTTGGGAATAAAAGAGAGCGTCTGCTCGTTGACCTGGGTCGCCGCCTGCAACAGGCTAATAATCAGACCGCTGATCAGTGCAGCCAGCAGCAGCGGGGCCGCCACCATCAGGGCGATTTTCATTGCGTCGTGGCCAAGGACCATTACCGATTCTGGGGACATGATTGCTCCGGGTATCAGGAATAAAAGCTCTGCGCCAGCGACCCAACCAGCAACTGCCAGCCGTCAACCAACACAAATAGCATCAGCTTAAATGGCAGGGCAATCGTTGCCGGCGGTACCATCATCATCCCCAGCGCCATTAACACGCTGGCAATGACCAAATCGATAATCAAAAAAGGAATAAACACCGTAAAGCCAATCTGAAAGGCGGTTTTCAGCTCGCTGGTAACATAAGCTGGCAGCAGAATACGCATCGGCACCGCTTCCGGCCCGACGATGGGCGGGGTGTTCGCCAGACGGGCAAACAGCGCGAGATCCGCTTCACGCGTCTGACGCAGCATGAACTCACGCAGCGGCTGTGCGCCTTTGTCTATCGCCACTTCCATCGAGATTTTGTTCTGACTAAACGGCAGGTAGGCGTCCTGATAAATCTTATCGAACACCGGCGCCATGATAAAAAAGGTCAGGAACAGCGACAGACCCAGCAGCACCTGGTTCGGTGGCGCAGAAGGCGTACCCAGCGCGTTACGCAGCAGGCCGAACACGATGATGATGCGCGTAAAGCTGGTCATCATCAGTAAAATGGCTGGCAAAAAGGTCAGCGAGGTAATAAAAACCAGCGTCTGCACCGGCAAAGACCAACTCTGACCGCCATTCGGCAGCGGCTGAGTAACCAGACCAGGCAATTGAGCATGCACCTCCGGCGTTAACAACAGCAACGGCAGGAGGGGAAGCAGACGACGAATCATTGT of Pantoea alhagi contains these proteins:
- the fliR gene encoding flagellar biosynthetic protein FliR, with the translated sequence MLTLDSNQLMLWVGQFFWPLVRLLALFSTAPIFSERAVSKKVKIGLAVMITWILAPQLPPANVTLFSVGGFWLLIQQILIGIALGFTMQFAFAAVRMAGELIGLQMGLSFATFFDPGSRLNMPVLARFLDMLAMLLFLTFNGHLWLISLLADSFHTLPIGGDPLNANAFLALAKAGGLIFLNGMRLALPLIILLLTINLALGLLNRVAPQLSVFAIGFPITLSIGILTIGILMPLLAPFCEHLFSEVFDLLSDILSEMPQN
- the fliP gene encoding flagellar type III secretion system pore protein FliP (The bacterial flagellar biogenesis protein FliP forms a type III secretion system (T3SS)-type pore required for flagellar assembly.) gives rise to the protein MRRLLPLLPLLLLTPEVHAQLPGLVTQPLPNGGQSWSLPVQTLVFITSLTFLPAILLMMTSFTRIIIVFGLLRNALGTPSAPPNQVLLGLSLFLTFFIMAPVFDKIYQDAYLPFSQNKISMEVAIDKGAQPLREFMLRQTREADLALFARLANTPPIVGPEAVPMRILLPAYVTSELKTAFQIGFTVFIPFLIIDLVIASVLMALGMMMVPPATIALPFKLMLFVLVDGWQLLVGSLAQSFYS
- the fliQ gene encoding flagellar biosynthesis protein FliQ, which gives rise to MSPESVMVLGHDAMKIALMVAAPLLLAALISGLIISLLQAATQVNEQTLSFIPKILSVAATVVVAGPWMLNLLLDYIRTLFSNLPYMIG